In the Silene latifolia isolate original U9 population chromosome 1, ASM4854445v1, whole genome shotgun sequence genome, GCAGCAACTCCCAGTGCTAGGCCTTCTGCCAGGGCATGGAACGCGATTGCAGTGCATGAGAGAAATGACTGGATTGTTAGCGCACTCAGTGAGCTGCTAGCAACAGAAAACAAAGAGTTTGTCGAGGTTCTCTTTTGTTTCACGACGTTCAAGAGCGTGGAGGTTAGAATATGTACAGAGATGGCTCCAAATGATAGGAGCAGTAATAGGGGAAATAACCCCATTTGTGAATATAAAAGTAGCTGAATTGGTCGCCAGGCACCCAGGACAAAGGCGATCCCACAGGCTATGCCAGTTAAAAGTGCATGCCGGAGATGTAAAGCAAGAGCAAATGCAACAAGGACGAGACCACCAAACAACGGTCCCAAACCAAAAAGCATAGAAATCATGAATCCGGAAAAATCTTCTGATCTGAAATGATGAGGAAATCAAAATCAGAAATGGTGGATTAGCATCTTACAAATGCAAACATTAACTGAAAATGCAGTTTTGAGCTGTTACTTTCAACTCTTTATCTCTGAGGACAAACCCATCTTTGACACAACACCCCTAAGGGTATGTGCATAGCACATTGACACGGTACTTCAAAATTCTATTCTTTATATATAACTGGAGTATACTTTTGTTTTGAAGACGTGTTCCATCACTCGTATCCTCATTCTAAGACAGAATAACCGGACCAAAATTTGAGTTATACGAAGTCCAATTCTTGAATTCATACCCAAGAAAGAACACATTAGAAAGAGACAGTGTCAATTTAGTGCCATTAGACGTTAGTGAACACTTGAAGATCAATAACAACCAGATGTCAATGGTCAGTATACTCTATTACACGACAGACATGAAAAAACAGAGCTTTTAAAGGGGTCAATCACCTGTAATTTTTACTATAGTTCTGGAAAATAGTGCCCAGAGCTTCCATGAATGCTACAGAGAGTGTAGCTGCTGATGCCACATGAGTCGGGGAGGCTTCCTGTAATCACAAGATGATACAAATTGGTCAGCTTACATGACATGTCTTGAATATCAGGAGTGGAAGCAAAGCGGTTATAAAAGATGACAGGCAATAAGCACCTTAAATGCATCAGGAAGAACCTCTGCAATAACCATCCAGATCATACAGCCAGCAGCAAAACCCGTGCAGAAAGGCAAGAATTTGTTGAACGCATCAGCACACATGAATGCTGGTACTGCCACAATAGGCTGCAGTTCGACAAATGTTATAACCAAACCACAAAATCTGCTAAAATATTACAGTGGGAATCACACTCACACAATGACCATTGACCATATGGCAGACAGGGTTTCCTACTATTGAGGAAAGGGGCATCCGTGTGGGGGGTGGGCTGTCGATTTATCTAGCAAAAACCCTCCTTTAAGGGTCATTTACTCAATTGGCTCCAGAAGTACAGAGCCTTATATAACAACATCTAAATTTGTGACTTGTTCAGCATACTTCAACGAGCTAGTTAAGGCAACTGAAAAGGGTGGCAAGAGCCCAACACATGAAATATAACTTCTACTCTGACTTACTAATCATCACATAGCATTCAGTAATCAGTAATAACAAGTTAACGACCGCCACACATGTCCTGAACATCATTTCCAGAATCCGGGTTGCTTTCAATCAATCTTTGTTTTAGCGTTTAAGCTGTTCTCCAAGTTGACAATATTTGCATCTAAGTACCACATGAGTGTCATCTTCAATACAGGCTCTGAATAGGAGTACAGTAGCAATAAGAAAGGGTGATCATTTAAAAAAAACATTACTCTAGCGCCTTAAGGGTTCCCTTAAATTGTGAGGTCTTATCCAACCCAATCCTCTAAAAAAACAACATAAATAGGCTTGTGCCGAAAAGAGACGTTCTTAAGCAAGGGAGTACAAGGGTTAAATAAGAATGGCTTCCTCAAAACAGTAATGGCAAAATCCAAAACTACACGCAAAATCATATACTAAATTTTCAACGAAAGAGCAAACCAATTAAGTTGTATACAATACCTGGGGCAAAGATGTGATGATGCTCCAAAGCATCGCTTTTTGAGGAGAAACTCCCCTTGAGGCAAGCATCATACTAACAGCCAATCCTTCTGGTATGTTGTGAACAGCAATAGCTAAAGTCACTAAGAGACCCTGAGAAAGACCTTTTGAGCCAGCAAATGAAACCCCAACACCAGCTCCTTCTCCAAATGCATGTAATGTCATAATCCCAACTACAAGAACAACTTTTGCAGCATCAGCGCCTTTTATGTCTAGCATACTTACTTCCCCATACTGATCAAGCACCTGTATTTATGCGATATTTAGATTATAGGTAAAAAAATCAAGACTTTTAAAAATCATATTTAAAGAATGCACCCTGTGCGATTCTTACACAAGATTAGACGAAGCACAATCAGGAAGTACTGGGGTACTAAGTTATGTGAATAAACACATGTAACTAAAACAAGTGTAACTGAAGTACCATAAGCACGACCATGACAAATTATGCTAATTTTTCAACATTTAATGCAATAAGCTACGAGGAGGATGAAAGTGCTCACCTTCTTACAAAGTGCAATGAAAATGCCGCCAGCCAAAATTCCAATCACAACCCAACTTCCATGACCATGCTCTTGTCCTTCCTGTATAAGATCAAAGCTTGCAGCAAGCATCACACCAGCAGCCATACCATTGCACAATCCTGCCCACTGAGGTTCAAGATCCACAAAAAAGAAAGGTATCGCCCCAAAACCACTAGCAGCCGCCATTGCTAGTGTAAACAACGCAACCGTAGTGACCGAAACTCTACTATTGCTACCTTTTCCCTCATCAAGATCGCTAAAGGCGCTCTCTGTACTAAAGACATCCTTAGTCCCTGTGCTTTCTGTGACGTCATTTCTAAGATCCTTCAATGGTGCAACTCTCACTCTCTGATTACCAACTATGCCAGACTCAGATTCGGCATAACAACCAAGGGCTATAAAAATCAAACACAGTAAGAGGACCTGCTTCCATATTGATCTCATGCTTGTTCAAGTCCTCTTATAAACCTTATTACTTCACACTTCACAAGTTCATGATGCAATGGCAAGAACCCCTGTATCGACAGAGACCACCTTACCACTTCTTTTTTTTAGCTTAATAACACAACTGGCTGGCCAATAAATAACAGGTTCTAATACAGCAACAACAACCTGGTGAAaaaagaatattattagaatctgGACTGAGCATTGCTGATCAAGATTATGGGtcattgtctttttttttttttttttgagtgtaAAGGGAACCACAAGGGCGATTTTGATGCTGACGGGGTTAGAACAGAGGTCATGAGTGACATCTGCAGATTATGGGTCATTGTAAAAGTAAAATTTACCCAAATTAATCATCTTCAATTGAGAAAGGGGGCATTAGATTAATGCAAAACCCTAAATTCAAGAAAGATTGAAAATTTCACCAAAACCCAATTCATATTGAAATAATTAGGACCAATTCAGGGGCAACACATAATCTACAAAACCCATTAAGGATTAATCCAATCAAGTAATCCTATTTCCACAAATTAATCAGGATCTCCCAAATTAAGCAAAAAATCAATAACCCCAAATCATAAAAAATTGAACTTCCAACAATTACTCCCCTCAATTTATGAAAAAAGATGGTAAATGTCAATCAATTAAACAGAAAAATGCATCTGGGCAGTAATAAAATCAGCAAAAGGATAAAAAAATCTTACCTGCAAAAGAAAAGAGGGAAGAACACAGAAAAGGGAAGAGAAAACGTGCAATTTGGATGAAATAAAGAGCAAGACTTGGTCTTTACGCGTATATTCTTTAAGGAATAAACCCACAGGAAACGTTCAGGAATTTTAAATGATGAAGAAACATAATAATTAAGGTTACTAATTCAATCAAAAATCTTCACTGTAAAAAAAGAAGATCAAACAGTTTAAATTGAACAGATGGATGGGAGaattttgtttttggtgatgaAAAGAGGTAGAAAATGATAGGTGGATTTAGTAGGAGATTGGGCACATTGGTTTGTTGTTGGGTGATCAAAATCCTAGTTGAGTTCCAATGTTCCACCCCAAAACCAGCGATTGCCTAAACAAACAAAACATGAAAACAAGATATAACCCCTTTATTTTAGAATTTTACTTTGGAATCACAATAAAGACCGTTTTACAATGTAAGGTCTCGTTTGGTTGTTGGTTGGAATATAACTTCACCGGATTATCGAATTCATGAAAATTAGATATATCTGTTTGGTTGCCGATGTAGGAGGAATTCAATTACACCGGAATTTACAATTAATTACCTAGGAGGGGCTCGGCAATCCAATTCCTTGGAAAATTGAATGTTTACATTATGGCAAAAAAAGGCAACCAAACAAGTCTTAATTTTGTAATTCATGGGATTTTACAAGTCCCATGATTTACAAGGGGCAATCAAACGAGGCTTAAATACTTAATTTCGTGGAACTTCGAATAACATCATCTTACAACATAAATTGGCCTTTTTATTGGTTATTAAAACAtagttattttttatttatttattaataaatgaggtatttaacatataaaaaaacCGTTAAACTGTAATACAGATGTACACTATAAAATTTAGAAAGGTTATATTGTATTGAATAATGAATTGGTACAACGAGTATGTTATTTATACAAATATACTAAAACCTAAGGTATCGAATCTTTACAACTTGAAAGACAAGAAAGTAATTAACCTAAGATATCAAACTTGAATACTCAAACCAAATAATGGTCTCCCGCCGGAGACCACTCCCATCAGCCATATTCCTGGAGATTCATCGTTCCCTCCGATTTCAAAAAATTCGAAGAGGAAAACGATGTATCTAGATGAATTCCAATCTGTCACTTCTATCGAAATGGAACCCAACTCACCTGTTCAAGAAGACAATACAGTCACGCACACACCAAGGATCCCCACCACCTCTCCTCTGTCTTTTAGGGATACAGTCCAGGGATTCGGTGCACGCCACAACCCAACCGGAGTTCTGTCATTGGATGATCTGGAAATTGACTCGGATGACGATGTGGAGggagaagatgaagaagaagactCCCTATGCCCAAAAATTTGTCTCACGAAGACAGAAAAAGCTATTATTCGACAGCCATGGCGACACTCATTGATAATAAAGATGTTCGATAAGAAAATCGGGTATTTGTCATTGATGAGAAAATTACAAGCAAAGTGGTCAATCAAGGGCAAACTTACCCTAACTGATCTCACTGGTTCATATTATGTGGCCCGGTTTTCTTCCCGTCAAGATTATGAGTTCGTAGTCACTCAAGGACCTTGAATGATCGACGACCACTATCTAACAATTAGGCGTTGGGTCCCCAATTTCGTCCCGGTCGATGACTGCATTAAGAAGTTGACGGCGTGGGTACGAATACCAAATCTCCCTGTAGAGTACTTTAATGAGACATTTCTAAGGAAAGTGGGCTCGAAAATTGGAGAAGTAATACGGATTGATAAGAATACTGGTAGTGCAGAGAGAGGACAATTCACGCGATTGAGTGTGGAAGTGGATATATCTAAGCCATTACTGTCAAAATTTCGCCTTAAAGGCAAGGTTTATTACATTCAGTATGAAGGCCTAAAAATGATATGTTTCAACTGCGGTCGTCTTGGTCACTCAGCAGAGGAGTGTTCAAAGAATGCGTCGAAGGAGGTAAACATGGAGCTCGACGGACAGTCCAGTCTAGATGCGACACAAGAACCAGCTAGCGAGAATTCCCTAGAGGCAGGACTTCGTCCAGAGGAGCAATCAAACTTTGGAGATTGGATGATGGTGAGGAAACCACCACGCAGAAAACAAACCCCAAATCCGGGTCAGTCCAACCCATTTCAGAATGGGAACTCGTCCGTGTTCAATTTTGGTCAATCATCCAAAGGAGCAGGGTCAAGATTTGAAATATTATCAAATAAAGGAGAAGATTTTGCAATCACACCAAATCATAGCAATTTACCAAAAACGAGCACAGGTATCGTTAATCCAACCTCCCAAAATATCTCCCAAATCCCTATAATCAAGCAGAAGATTAATCGCCTAAACAAGCAGACCAATAAGCTTTTATCACAATCTATTTCCAAAAATAGATCTCattcaaatattttcaaagaaAATACTAGCCAGAATATAGTGAAAAATAACAATCAATCAGACGCTATTACGATTCCTTCCCAAAATTTACAAGATATTACTAATATCCATATTCCAACACAAACTCTAAACACAAAAAACACAACAAGAAATCCAAATTCAACAGCCATCCAAAAAAATTCCCACCATGTTCGACCTATTAGTCAGAGCATCGAATCCCCACCCGTACTTCTCTTATCTCGACAGACAACTACCTCAACCATATTGCCTCCCACAAAACCCCCAGATAGAAGTGATCCCACCAACCAGGACGGTGAGAGTAGCGACCTGGCCAGAGATGGCAGCGCCGTACTTGGGCATATTGGTAGCAGAGAGCCCAATGATGGATGTCAAGTTCGAGCTAGCGAAGGACAATCCTTCGAATCTAATGATGGAGTTGTCGATACCATGCAGTATTGACAGTGTGCTCAAACTCGTAAGTAGAGCCTATCTATCTTCGTTAAATTACATACCTGATTTAATGAGTACAAGAATCCCAAATTTGTCACCCAACTTGACCCATATCACGTATATGGTATGGAACGTACAAGGAACTGGTAGTAAGAATAAAATTAGCGCCATCAAGGAAGTGGTTCGAGCGTACAAGCCTACGGTTTTAGCGCTTGTTGAGACCCACATGGGAGGAGATCACGCCATTAAACTTGGCAACATATTAGGGTATGGCGATCATTCTCGTGTTAATACTATTGGTTTCAGTGGAGGAATATGGCTCTATTGGAAGAAGGACATTGTATCGATTAATCCAATTGTGGAACATCAACAATTTATTACAGTGGAGATATCTCGTAATGGAGAGTTACCTTGGTTCTTCTCCGCCGTTTATGCTAGCCCGGACCCCACAAACAGAAGAGAGCTATGGTCAGAGCTAGAGAATTTCGCGAGAATGAATAATAGACCATGGATTATGGCGGGGGACTTTAACGAAACAAGGTCGTTATCTGAAAGGCACGGTGGCAACGAGAGTATGGCTCGAAGATGTGAGAGATTTAATAACTGGATTGAAAACTGCGAGTTTATTGTATTAGCTTTCTCTGGACCCGCTCATACATGGGCAAGAGGAAATTCAGTCGAAACCCGTCAAAGTGCAAGCTTAGATAAAGCCTTGTGTAATGCGGAATGGGTAGAGATGTTTGAAGATGCCATGGTAAGACACTTACCAGCGATACAATCTGACCATTGTCCTTTATTCATATCACCAAACGGTTTTGTTCCTTTAAATGCCATCAATAGACCTTTTCGTTTCCAAGCTTGCTGGCTAACACACGAAAATTTCAAGGAATTTATAGATAATAGCTGCCCTGATGAGGGAAACTTCACTCATCGACTGGATATCCTATCACGGAAATTACAAGACTGGAATTCCAATGTTTTCGGAAATATCTTTAGGCAAAAACGGACACTGATGGCAAGAATCAAAGGATGACAACAGTTCAGGAGTAGAAATTTAATTAAACTTGAGGCTAAGTTGCGAAGAGAATATGATGAAGTCCTAGCTCGAGAAGAACTTCTCTGGTATAAAAAATCGAGACTAGAGTTTATTAAAGATGGCGATCGCAACACCGCTTATTTCCATGTTAGTACTTTGGTTAGAAGGTGGCGAAACAGAATCACGGCTATGAAGAACACGAGTGGGGAATGGACGGATGATCTAGTTAGCATAAGAAGAATCGTGGTTGAATACTTTAAGAATTTATACACGGAAGAACCCAATCCCGGTGCAAATGAGCTTTTTCCTTGGGACTTGTTCCAGGACTTCAACAACAAGAATTGGGAGTGGCTAACGAGACCATACCACAAAGCGGAGATAATAAATGTTATTGTTAACATGGGGGCGCTTAAAGCCCCGGGTCCGGATGGTTTCCAAGcgttattttaccaaaaaaattgGAATTTAATTGAATCCTCTTTCTGCGACATGGTTATTCGAGCTTTGGAAGGAAAAGGAATGCCCGAAGGGTTAAATGATACTCATATTGTTCTAATTCCCAAGGTAAATTCTCCTGAATCCATAACCCAATTTCGCCCTATTAGTTTATGTAATGTTGCATATAAAGTCATTAGCAAAACACTGGCTAATAGAATCAAAAAAGTTCTACCTCATGTTGTATCCGAAACAAAAAACGGTTTCGTCCCGGGCCGTCAGATTACGGACAATATTGTTATTTTCCAAGAGGCTATACATTCTATGCGCAAGAAGAAAGGAAAAACGGGAATTATGGCTATTAAAATCGACTTGGAGAAAGCCTATGATAGGCTCCGGTCGAACTTTATATATGATACTTTAAAAGATATGGGGTTTCCAGCCTTGATTATAGACGTAGTCATGGAGTGCGTCACCTCGGCAAAGATGCGAATTCTTTGGAACGGGGAGCCTACAGAGCAATTCACCCCTTCTCGCGGTGTTCGACAAGGGGATCCCTTGTCATCTTATCTATTTGTAATGTGTTTAGAGAAATTACAACAAATGATTGATCAAGAAGTTCGGAACAATAACTGGAAGCCTATTACCTTATGTCGTAATGGTCCGGGTTTAACAAATCTTTTCTTCGCCGATGACATGGTTATTTTTGGGGAAGCAACAAAAGAACTAGCTCTCATTATCAAGTACGTACTCGATAACTTTTGCAACGCATCAGGGGAGAAAGTAAGCGAAGCGAAGTCAAGTGTGTTCTTTTCTTCTAATACGGAAATTGATACTCGCGTGGCAGTGAGCAATGCCTTGGGTTTTGAAGAGACAAATGATTTAGGGACTTACCTTGGGATGCCCACAATAAATGGAAGAGTTAACAGGCAAACTTTCGCCCATCTTGAGGAGAAAGTAAACAGGAGGCTCGTGGGTTGGTCATCTAAACGTTTGTCGCTGGATGGAAGAACAACTCTAGTTCAATCGGCATTAAGCACTATCGCTAATTATAGTATGCAATCAGCAAAGCTCCCAAGGTCTGTGTGCGACTCAATTGATAGAAAGTCACGACGTTTTTTATGGGGCGGAGACGAGAACAAAAGGTCTATCCACTTAATTTCATGGGAAACTGTACAAAAACCAAAATCCATCGGGGGTTTAGGAATAATGTCAGCCCGACAAGCTAACGCGGCCTTTCTTACAAAGCTTGGATAAAGGGTACTAACGGAGCCAGGCAGCCTATGGTCACGCGTCTTCCGTTCGAAGTATTGTAGCAATCGTTGTGATATCGATATATTCCAGCCCAAACAAAATATGTCCAATATATATCTGGGCCGGAATCTCTTCACAATCTCGCACTATTGTTAGGGGAGCAGCAACGGCGGTTGGGAATGGAAGACAAACGCTTTTCTGGGATCATGCGTGGGTCGATGGAGTTTGCCTAAGCGATCACAATATTATTCCTATTCCCGAAGATATGCTTGGTGCGACGGTTAGTGACATGTGGTGCGATCTTTCGGGTTGGAAATGGGATTTATTTTCCAATTATCTACCTCAAACTCTCCTCCAGAAAATTGCTTCAATCTCTCTCATAGCTGACCCGGATGCATACGACTCTCTGTATTGGCAAGGGACCTCGTCTGGTAAGTTCTCCATTAAGTCAGCTCTTGGATACCTCAAGGATTTGGACCCAACAGCAGCTCCAGAAACCCATACTTGGCGCACAATTTGGCGTCTCCCTGTTCAGCAGAGAATACAGATGTTTCTTTGGTTAGCTGCTTATAGTCGTCTAATGGTGAATGTGAACCGTGTTATTCGAAATTTGGGGGACGATCCACGCTGCCCTCGCTGCCATGATTCTGACGAAACAACCGAGCACCTGTTGAGGTCGTGTCCAATATCGAAACAATTATGGAATGAAGTGGGAATTGACAACAATTGCAGCTCATTCTATAATCCTTCTTTTAACGACTGGTTAACTATGAATGCAAGCAACGAGGTACTTACATCCGAACCAAATTGGCCAATTTATTTTGCTATTACTTGTTGGTGGATTTGGAAATGGAGAAATAATGTGGTTTTCGGGCGCGGAAACGAGAATCCGACTAATCCCCGACAATTCTTATATCAATAGTTTGAGGCGACAAAGAAAGTTTTTGATAAGTTTGATATATTCATCCTGCAGTATAAACCCCCAAGAGTAGAGGTTTTTGTACGTTGGGAACCTCCGGCGCATGGGTGGGTTCTACTCAATACGGATGGAGCTTCAAAGGGGAACCCAGGGATGGCAGGCGGTGGAGGAATTATTAGGGATGAAACGGGAAATTTTATCACTGCGTATTACTTCTCTTGTGGAGTGTGCACCTTCATGAAAGCAGAGTTACTCGCTTTTCAAGCTGGTTTAGAACGGGCTAAAGCACTCGGTATGACGAAGGTTCTTGTCCTCATGGATAATGCGCCATGTATCAAGCTAATCACGGATGACCAACTCGTAAGTAATAGTTTGAAGTTTATAGTTAAGCGATGCAAGGAGCAAATACAAGACGCAAGTTGGAGAGTCAAGCTTGATCATACATATAGAGAAGCCAATAGAGCGGCTGATTTATTAGCTAATTACGGAGTTAATTCGACTAGGACTATCACTCACTTAGAGGCTCCTTTTGATGCTTTGCGGTCTATCCTTCGGGAAGATATCTTTGGGGTTGCTACCCCCCGTGTAATAGCTAGTTAATTATCGGGGCTTTGCCCCACattcgtaccaaaaaaaaaaaaaaaataatgtaaggCCTCGTTTGGTTGTCGGTTGGAATATAACTTCACCGGATTATCGAATTCATGAAAATTAGATATATCCGTTTGGTTGCCGATGTAGGAGGAATTCAATTACACCGGAATTTACAATTAATTACCTAGGAGGGGATAGGCAATCCAACTCCTACAGGAGTTGGAAACTCCTTGGAAAATTGAATGTTTACATTATGGCAAAAAAAGGCAACCAAACAAGTCTTAATTTTGTAATTCATGGGATTTTACAAGTCCCATGATTTACAAGGGGCAATCAAACGAGGCTTAAATACTTAATTTCGTGGAACTTTGAATAACATCATCTTACAACATAAATTGGCCTTTTTATTGGTTATTAAAACAtagttattttttatttatttattaataaatgaggtatttaacatataaaaaaacCGTTAAACTGTAATACAGATGTACACTATAAAATTTAGAAAGGTTATATTGTATTGAATAATGAATTGGTACAATGAGTATGTTATTTATACAAATATACTAAAACCTAAGGTATCGAATCTTTACAACTTGAAAGACAAGAAAGTAATTAACCTAAGATATCAAACTTGATACAAAAGATATCAACAAAGATACaataaaaatattaacaagaaaTATCATATAGACTATTTTCTAATACGCCCCttgttagaacacattagattgatgatgccaagtccccttgttatttgattgtttgctcttagttgaaataattagtgaatgaagcaatcaaatggactttcaacaatgattcaagatgatcaagtcattcaaggaagtcaagacaatgatactttccaaagccttagtcgatatatgtaagagtaagtgtaacattctcatttaagtcaagtaatggcaaaaccatgcaacggtaCTCTGTaccgtggtttctggtactatcatacggaggagttttcgtccaaatgtttttaagtgtcaaaactttgcaaactttaaaccttaaacatttgaattttcagaaacttgaaaacaatctgaaattttgaagtcacaagcccacttgactaagcctctagatttgtgcaaacaccttttaccaaaatggcaaagaagacttgtcaaacttctaaagtaagaaaggctttttgccatttcggtaaattgtcacatgttgagtgtagaagcttaagttttctgatttcttaagccccaagcctataagtctaacacttaccatcactcaaagctatcatttttatattggatttaattcttcaaagtgtacttacctaagactaaatccactataaatagagtgtcttagtcacatttatttcttaagacttccaaagcatttattgtaaaaccttgcaaatcatttgtgcattaaaagctttgttcttcaagtatttgcaaaacgttttttctggttttaagtcttcaaaattgttttcgaaaaagctgtaaaaacctccaagtatcgttcatttgtctttgtgacatgatgagtttgttccatgattctcgtgttagatcttcattgtaatctccatgttcatttaagtgaactcttgagattcaagattctgtaacaccttgagatagaacccataaactcttgaagcggagtagctttaagtttgagtacaaccggagtaggttggcgagttattttcattgtaaggggtttagtaagtttgagtaaatttctaaacaagcaataaaataacggttggacgtaggcctcggagtagaggctgaaccaatttttaaaatgtcgtttgtttgttcatttacttttacgttcttccactttgctatttctcgcatgtacctaatcaagttctgtgtcacagtcacctataccgtgacatagaactgctgtaccttcttgtgaacttaccttcaattaagtttctcaagtcttgtacttctttattcttagcttaaagtagttaattaactaagttaaggataaaatttttaaaaggtacacctaattcaccccctccccctcttaggtgttaatcgttcttaactcttcacccCTGCAAGCTGGACGAGGCGAAGGCAAGACCAAGCTTGGACACCAAAGAGAGGAAATGAGGAAGAGCCAGGGGCTTGGTTAAAACATCAGCAAGCTGGTCAGAATTCGAAATGTGACGAAGATGAAGCTGACCTTTCTGAACCTGTTCACGAACAAAGTGAAAAGACAAAGCAAGATGCTTCATTCGAGAATGAAACACAAGGTTGGCAGAGTAATGTGTGGCGCCCAAATTATCAAAATAGATCGACGGTGGAGAAGAAATGGTAACGCCAAGTTCAGTGAGC is a window encoding:
- the LOC141600735 gene encoding putative zinc transporter At3g08650; the protein is MRSIWKQVLLLCLIFIALGCYAESESGIVGNQRVRVAPLKDLRNDVTESTGTKDVFSTESAFSDLDEGKGSNSRVSVTTVALFTLAMAAASGFGAIPFFFVDLEPQWAGLCNGMAAGVMLAASFDLIQEGQEHGHGSWVVIGILAGGIFIALCKKVLDQYGEVSMLDIKGADAAKVVLVVGIMTLHAFGEGAGVGVSFAGSKGLSQGLLVTLAIAVHNIPEGLAVSMMLASRGVSPQKAMLWSIITSLPQPIVAVPAFMCADAFNKFLPFCTGFAAGCMIWMVIAEVLPDAFKEASPTHVASAATLSVAFMEALGTIFQNYSKNYRSEDFSGFMISMLFGLGPLFGGLVLVAFALALHLRHALLTGIACGIAFVLGAWRPIQLLLYSQMGLFPLLLLLSFGAISVHILTSTLLNVVKQKRTSTNSLFSVASSSLSALTIQSFLSCTAIAFHALAEGLALGVAAPKAYGLGQYIVLPVSMHGLTRGAAAASCIYGATDSWHGSIAAASLIGLVGPLSAIGAIITRIDYQGLDHLMVFACGGLLPIFGSIVTRAMKVDRQKGTLGLMIGLGFASLCLMFTKLVCLNTPYCNSAPEAVR
- the LOC141641463 gene encoding uncharacterized protein LOC141641463 translates to MVWNVQGTGSKNKISAIKEVVRAYKPTVLALVETHMGGDHAIKLGNILGYGDHSRVNTIGFSGGIWLYWKKDIVSINPIVEHQQFITVEISRNGELPWFFSAVYASPDPTNRRELWSELENFARMNNRPWIMAGDFNETRSLSERHGGNESMARRCERFNNWIENCEFIVLAFSGPAHTWARGNSVETRQSASLDKALCNAEWVEMFEDAMVRHLPAIQSDHCPLFISPNGFVPLNAINRPFRFQACWLTHENFKEFIDNSCPDEGNFTHRLDILSRKLQDWNSNVFGNIFRQKRTLMARIKG